The Sphingomonas sanxanigenens DSM 19645 = NX02 genome includes a region encoding these proteins:
- a CDS encoding MucR family transcriptional regulator → MVESDLTEMTADIVANYVANNELPIGDVGGLIAEVHGALVGLQAAPAPAEVVYEPATTLRKSLANPAKIISMIDGKPYATLTRHLSAHGLTPQAYRERYKLPADYPMTAPDYSARRKELALAAGLGRKPKPAEALAVAPKPTRRKLGISTSNKPPTKRPR, encoded by the coding sequence TTGGTTGAATCCGATCTCACCGAAATGACGGCGGACATCGTCGCCAACTATGTTGCGAACAATGAATTGCCGATCGGGGATGTCGGTGGGCTGATCGCAGAGGTTCATGGGGCGCTTGTAGGCCTGCAAGCTGCGCCGGCGCCTGCCGAGGTCGTTTATGAGCCTGCCACGACGCTCCGGAAAAGCCTCGCGAACCCTGCGAAGATCATCTCGATGATCGACGGCAAGCCCTATGCGACGTTGACGCGGCATCTCTCGGCGCATGGCCTGACTCCGCAGGCCTATCGGGAACGGTACAAGCTGCCCGCCGACTATCCGATGACCGCGCCGGACTATTCCGCGCGCCGCAAGGAACTGGCGCTGGCGGCAGGACTGGGGCGGAAGCCGAAACCCGCCGAGGCGCTGGCCGTGGCCCCCAAGCCGACGCGGCGGAAGCTGGGCATCTCCACGTCGAATAAACCCCCGACCAAGCGGCCGCGCTGA
- a CDS encoding acyl-CoA dehydrogenase family protein, which produces MPMFHDDEQAMLADTARGFVAGAAPVGHMRALRDAGDAAGFSPALWRQFGEMGFNAILIPEADGGLGLGHVEAGIVLEEVGRNLTPSPFLGTAIGAVTALKDGSAAQRERWLPGIAAGETVAALAVDEGARHRPQSIGLRAEPSGNGFRLSGAKRFVPLGHVADLLIVAARTAGGDADAGGVTLFAVEKDVAGLSIGADRLADASMAARLAFDGVEVDGDAVIGAVGEGRETLNRVLGAVRAGAAAEMLGVGGGAMDMTVDYLRERKQFGVAIGSFQALQHRAAHLYAELEVARAAVLKAQQLLDEGSEGADRAVSVAKGMAGLASLLAVQEGVQMHGGIGMTDEYDIGFFMKRQRVLAELFGDADFHADRLARLSGY; this is translated from the coding sequence ATGCCGATGTTCCATGACGATGAGCAGGCGATGCTCGCCGATACCGCGCGCGGCTTCGTCGCCGGGGCGGCACCGGTCGGCCATATGCGCGCGCTGCGCGATGCCGGTGACGCGGCGGGCTTCTCGCCGGCGCTGTGGCGGCAGTTCGGCGAGATGGGGTTCAACGCCATCCTGATTCCCGAGGCGGACGGCGGGCTCGGGCTCGGCCATGTCGAGGCGGGGATCGTGCTGGAGGAGGTCGGACGCAACCTCACGCCGTCGCCCTTTCTCGGCACCGCGATCGGCGCGGTGACCGCGCTGAAGGACGGCAGCGCGGCGCAGCGGGAGCGCTGGCTGCCCGGCATTGCCGCGGGCGAGACCGTGGCGGCGCTCGCGGTCGACGAGGGCGCGCGGCATCGGCCGCAATCGATCGGGCTGCGCGCCGAGCCTTCGGGCAATGGCTTCCGGCTGAGCGGGGCCAAGCGCTTCGTGCCGCTGGGCCATGTCGCCGACCTGCTGATCGTCGCCGCGCGCACCGCGGGCGGCGATGCCGACGCGGGCGGTGTGACATTGTTCGCGGTGGAAAAGGATGTCGCGGGGCTCTCAATCGGCGCCGACCGCCTTGCGGATGCCAGCATGGCGGCGCGGCTCGCCTTCGACGGCGTCGAGGTGGATGGCGACGCGGTGATCGGCGCCGTGGGCGAGGGCAGGGAAACGCTGAACCGCGTGCTCGGCGCGGTGCGTGCCGGTGCCGCGGCCGAGATGCTCGGTGTCGGCGGCGGCGCGATGGACATGACGGTCGATTATCTGCGCGAGCGCAAGCAGTTCGGCGTCGCGATCGGCAGCTTCCAGGCGCTGCAGCACCGCGCCGCGCATCTCTATGCCGAGCTTGAAGTCGCGCGCGCCGCGGTGCTCAAGGCGCAGCAACTGCTCGACGAGGGGAGCGAGGGCGCCGATCGCGCGGTCTCGGTGGCGAAGGGCATGGCGGGCCTCGCCAGCCTGCTCGCGGTGCAGGAAGGCGTGCAGATGCATGGCGGCATCGGCATGACCGACGAATATGATATCGGCTTCTTCATGAAGCGGCAGCGCGTGCTTGCCGAACTGTTCGGCGATGCCGACTTCCACGCCGATCGTCTCGCCCGGCTCTCGGGTTATTGA
- a CDS encoding acyl-CoA dehydrogenase family protein, whose product MGEAVQTGLDAFRAETRAWLIENCPPEMRTPMRSEADICWGGRNARFTSPAQKQWLDVMAARGWTVPDWPAAYGGGGLAPAEAKILQQEMAALGCRSPLSSFGISMLGPALLKYGSEAQKRDHLPKIARGEIRWCQGYSEPNAGSDLASLATRAEDKGDHFLVNGQKVWTSYADKADWIFCLVRTDPENKHGGISFVLFDMASPGVSTRPILLISGYSPFCETFFDDVKVPKDNLVGDLNRGWDVAKYLLGHEREMISGMGLRAGEASLGEMALAHLGAEPDGRLDDPVLRARIALFELRAEAFRAMSERFIDQLKAGKAHPAQPSMMKYYGTELNKQRHELAMAAGGSDALEWDSERSHGGAAARSWLRTKANSIEGGTSEIQLNIIAKRILGLPGA is encoded by the coding sequence ATGGGTGAGGCGGTGCAGACCGGGCTCGACGCCTTCCGCGCGGAGACGCGCGCATGGCTGATCGAGAATTGCCCGCCCGAGATGCGCACGCCGATGCGTTCGGAGGCCGATATCTGCTGGGGCGGACGCAATGCGCGCTTCACCTCCCCGGCGCAGAAGCAATGGCTGGACGTGATGGCCGCGCGCGGCTGGACGGTGCCCGACTGGCCGGCCGCCTATGGCGGCGGCGGGCTGGCGCCGGCCGAGGCGAAGATCCTCCAGCAGGAGATGGCCGCGCTCGGCTGCCGCAGCCCGCTGAGCTCGTTCGGCATCTCGATGCTCGGGCCGGCCTTGCTCAAATATGGCAGCGAGGCGCAGAAGCGCGATCATCTCCCGAAGATCGCGCGCGGCGAAATCCGCTGGTGCCAGGGCTATTCCGAACCCAATGCCGGATCAGACCTCGCCTCGCTCGCGACGCGCGCGGAGGACAAGGGCGATCATTTCCTCGTCAACGGTCAGAAGGTGTGGACCAGCTATGCCGACAAGGCGGACTGGATCTTCTGCCTCGTCCGCACCGATCCGGAGAACAAGCATGGAGGCATCTCGTTCGTGCTGTTCGATATGGCCTCGCCCGGCGTCTCGACCAGGCCGATCCTGCTGATCTCGGGCTATTCGCCCTTCTGCGAGACCTTCTTCGACGATGTGAAGGTGCCCAAGGACAATCTGGTCGGCGACCTCAACCGCGGCTGGGATGTGGCCAAATATCTGCTCGGCCATGAGCGCGAGATGATCTCGGGCATGGGATTGCGCGCAGGCGAGGCGTCGCTGGGGGAAATGGCGCTCGCGCATCTCGGCGCCGAGCCCGACGGTCGGCTCGACGATCCCGTGCTGCGTGCGCGCATCGCCCTGTTCGAGCTGCGTGCCGAGGCGTTCCGGGCGATGTCCGAACGCTTCATCGATCAGTTGAAGGCGGGCAAGGCGCATCCCGCCCAGCCGTCGATGATGAAATATTACGGCACCGAGCTGAACAAGCAGCGCCACGAACTGGCGATGGCGGCCGGCGGATCGGACGCGCTGGAATGGGACAGCGAACGATCGCATGGCGGTGCCGCCGCGCGGAGCTGGCTGCGCACCAAGGCCAATTCGATCGAGGGCGGCACGTCCGAGATCCAGCTCAACATCATCGCCAAGCGCATCCTTGGCCTGCCGGGAGCCTGA
- a CDS encoding 3-hydroxyacyl-CoA dehydrogenase NAD-binding domain-containing protein, with product MPAITTRRDGDVLIVTSDNPPVNALSADVRQGLAAAIAEAEGDPQVKAVVIAAAGRTFFAGADITEFGKPPREPGLPAVIDAIEASGKPVVAAIHGTALGGGLEVALGCHYRIAAASAKLGLPEVKLGLLPGAGGTQRLPRVVGVEPALAMIVTGDPIPAKKAAAIGLVDALVADDLLLAEAIAFARAVADKDAHPVASTRADRIAGADAATFAAFRKANARRLKGFEAPEACIQAVEAAVALPYAEGVAKERALFLKLMNGTQSRALRHLFFAERAAAKIDGLPADTQTLPIAKVGILGAGTMGGGIAMNFLTAGIPVTIIEREQAALDRGIAIIRKNYEASAAKGRMTAEAVEKAMGNLAGSLDYADLADCDLVIEAVFELMEIKKEVFGRLDAIVKQGAILATNTSYLDVDEIAAATSRPEAVIGLHFFSPANVMKLLEIVRGAKTAPAVLATCMGLARRIGKIAVVSGVCHGFIGNRMLSPRQREANALLMEGARPVDVDRVLLDFGFPMGPFQMADLAGLDIGWDPAKSNGETLRDRLCEAGLRGQKNGRGFYDYDASRNRTPSAEAEAIIADFAAKAGTEQRSISDEEILERLLYPMVNEGALILEEGIAQRASDIDIVWLNGYGWPAWTGGPMFWADTIGLDTVVAGLEKHAARMPALRVSELLKARAAKGETFNG from the coding sequence ATGCCTGCGATAACCACGCGCCGCGACGGCGACGTCCTGATCGTCACCTCGGACAATCCGCCGGTGAACGCGCTCTCCGCGGATGTCCGGCAGGGGCTGGCCGCGGCGATTGCCGAAGCGGAAGGCGACCCGCAGGTGAAGGCGGTGGTGATCGCCGCGGCCGGCCGCACCTTCTTCGCCGGTGCCGACATCACCGAATTCGGCAAGCCGCCGCGCGAACCCGGCCTGCCTGCGGTGATCGACGCGATCGAGGCGAGCGGCAAGCCGGTGGTCGCCGCAATCCATGGCACCGCGCTCGGCGGGGGGCTGGAGGTCGCCCTGGGCTGCCATTATCGCATCGCTGCCGCATCGGCGAAGCTCGGCCTGCCCGAGGTCAAGCTGGGGCTGCTGCCTGGCGCCGGCGGCACGCAGCGGCTGCCGCGCGTGGTCGGCGTCGAACCGGCGCTGGCGATGATCGTGACGGGCGATCCGATCCCGGCGAAGAAGGCTGCGGCGATCGGGCTGGTCGACGCGCTGGTCGCGGACGATCTGCTGCTCGCCGAGGCGATCGCCTTTGCGCGCGCCGTCGCCGACAAGGACGCGCATCCGGTCGCGAGCACGCGCGCCGATCGCATCGCCGGCGCGGATGCCGCCACCTTCGCCGCGTTCCGCAAGGCCAACGCGCGGCGGCTGAAGGGCTTCGAGGCGCCGGAAGCCTGCATCCAGGCGGTCGAGGCGGCGGTGGCGCTGCCCTATGCCGAGGGCGTGGCGAAGGAGCGTGCGCTGTTCCTCAAGCTGATGAACGGTACCCAGTCCAGGGCATTGCGCCACCTGTTCTTCGCCGAGCGCGCGGCGGCCAAGATCGACGGGCTGCCCGCCGACACGCAGACGCTGCCGATCGCGAAGGTGGGCATCCTCGGTGCCGGCACGATGGGCGGCGGCATCGCGATGAACTTCCTGACCGCGGGTATCCCCGTGACGATCATCGAGCGCGAGCAGGCCGCGCTCGATCGCGGCATCGCCATCATCCGCAAGAATTACGAGGCGAGCGCGGCCAAGGGGCGGATGACCGCCGAGGCGGTGGAAAAGGCGATGGGCAACCTCGCCGGTTCGCTCGATTATGCCGACCTCGCCGATTGCGACCTCGTGATCGAGGCGGTGTTCGAGCTGATGGAGATCAAGAAGGAGGTGTTCGGCCGCCTCGACGCCATCGTCAAGCAGGGCGCGATCCTCGCGACCAATACGAGCTATCTCGACGTCGACGAGATCGCCGCGGCAACCAGCCGGCCGGAAGCGGTGATCGGCCTACATTTCTTCTCCCCCGCCAACGTCATGAAGCTGCTCGAGATCGTGCGCGGGGCGAAGACCGCGCCGGCGGTGCTGGCGACCTGCATGGGGCTGGCACGCAGGATCGGGAAGATCGCGGTCGTCTCGGGCGTCTGCCACGGCTTCATCGGCAACCGCATGCTGTCGCCGCGCCAGCGCGAGGCCAATGCGCTGCTGATGGAAGGCGCGCGGCCGGTCGATGTCGATCGCGTGCTGCTCGATTTCGGCTTCCCGATGGGGCCGTTCCAGATGGCCGATCTCGCCGGGCTCGACATCGGCTGGGATCCGGCGAAATCGAACGGCGAGACGCTGCGGGACCGGCTCTGTGAAGCGGGCCTGCGCGGGCAGAAGAACGGCCGCGGCTTCTACGATTATGACGCCAGCCGCAACCGCACCCCCTCGGCCGAGGCTGAGGCGATCATCGCCGACTTCGCCGCGAAAGCGGGCACGGAACAGCGCAGCATTTCCGACGAGGAGATCCTGGAGCGGCTGCTCTACCCGATGGTCAATGAAGGCGCGCTGATCCTCGAAGAGGGGATCGCGCAGCGTGCCTCGGACATCGATATCGTCTGGCTCAACGGCTATGGCTGGCCGGCCTGGACGGGCGGCCCGATGTTCTGGGCGGATACGATCGGCCTCGATACCGTCGTCGCGGGGCTGGAGAAGCATGCCGCGCGGATGCCGGCACTGCGCGTTTCCGAGCTGCTGAAGGCCAGGGCAGCGAAGGGCGAGACCTTCAATGGGTGA
- a CDS encoding class I adenylate-forming enzyme family protein, with protein sequence MPTEDMAAVAVREGAAMWPAMSIEEATRRLCAPGALFEMETVSIAGVPTRTWKNQPPTLAALAKAVHAGYADRELMVLEGDRVTYDGWFRAVAALAAKLAEAGIGKGDRVAMAMRNLPEWPVAFFAIASLGAIAVPLNAWWTGAELAYGLTDSGARLLICDGERWQRIAPLAEGIPTLQAAWVARVGATELAGIARAFEDAVGPVAGYGDLPPGELPAVDIAPDDDATIFYTSGTTGAPKGALGTHRNILTCSLANAFSIHRSHLRRGETPPQTTPRVTLLVIPLFHVTACNAVLMGTLATGSKLVLMRKWDPLVALGLIERERINNAGGVPTIAWQILEHPERARFDLSSLETIAYGGAPSAPELVRRVHGDLNAAPNNGWGMTETSATVTHHGAEDYLHRPDSCGPPLPVSDLRIMAPDGRTELPVGQVGELWVSGPQVVKGYWRNPEATAATFVDGWVRTGDLARLDDEGFCTIVDRAKDIVIRGGENIYSTEVENVLYAHPAVTDAALIGLPHRTLGEEPGAVVHLAPGEQATEAELQDWVRERLAPFKVPVRIVFAHDTLPRNANGKILKTELRPFFEPFRSGV encoded by the coding sequence ATGCCCACCGAGGATATGGCGGCCGTCGCCGTCCGTGAGGGCGCCGCCATGTGGCCCGCCATGTCGATCGAGGAGGCCACCCGCCGGCTCTGCGCCCCGGGCGCGCTGTTCGAAATGGAGACGGTCTCCATCGCCGGCGTGCCGACGCGGACCTGGAAGAACCAGCCACCCACCTTGGCCGCGCTCGCGAAGGCGGTGCATGCCGGCTATGCCGACCGTGAATTGATGGTGCTGGAGGGTGATCGCGTCACCTATGATGGCTGGTTTCGCGCCGTGGCCGCCCTGGCCGCAAAGCTGGCGGAAGCGGGCATCGGCAAGGGCGACCGGGTGGCGATGGCGATGCGCAACCTGCCCGAATGGCCGGTCGCCTTCTTCGCGATCGCCAGCCTGGGCGCGATCGCGGTGCCGCTCAACGCATGGTGGACCGGCGCCGAGCTTGCCTATGGCCTCACCGATTCGGGCGCCCGCCTGCTGATCTGCGACGGCGAGCGCTGGCAGCGCATCGCGCCGCTCGCGGAAGGAATCCCCACGCTGCAGGCTGCCTGGGTCGCCCGCGTCGGCGCGACCGAACTGGCCGGGATCGCCCGCGCGTTCGAGGACGCGGTCGGCCCCGTCGCCGGCTATGGCGACCTGCCGCCGGGCGAATTGCCGGCGGTGGACATCGCGCCGGACGACGATGCGACGATCTTCTACACCAGCGGCACCACCGGCGCGCCCAAGGGCGCGCTGGGCACGCATCGCAACATATTGACCTGCAGCCTGGCCAACGCCTTCTCGATCCACCGCTCGCACCTGCGCCGCGGCGAGACCCCGCCCCAGACCACGCCGCGGGTGACGCTGCTCGTCATCCCGCTGTTCCATGTCACCGCCTGCAACGCCGTGCTGATGGGCACGCTGGCGACGGGCAGCAAGCTGGTGCTGATGCGCAAATGGGATCCGCTGGTGGCGCTCGGCCTGATCGAGCGCGAGCGGATCAACAATGCCGGCGGCGTTCCCACCATCGCCTGGCAGATCCTCGAACATCCCGAGCGTGCACGCTTCGACCTCTCCTCGCTGGAGACGATTGCCTATGGCGGCGCGCCCTCCGCGCCAGAGCTGGTGCGCCGCGTCCATGGCGATCTCAACGCGGCGCCCAACAATGGCTGGGGCATGACCGAAACCTCCGCGACCGTGACGCATCATGGCGCCGAGGATTATCTTCACCGGCCCGACAGCTGCGGCCCGCCCCTCCCCGTCTCCGACCTGCGCATCATGGCGCCCGACGGCCGCACCGAATTGCCGGTGGGCCAGGTCGGCGAACTGTGGGTGTCGGGGCCGCAGGTGGTGAAGGGCTATTGGCGCAACCCGGAGGCGACGGCAGCCACATTCGTCGATGGCTGGGTGCGCACCGGCGACCTCGCCCGCCTCGACGACGAAGGCTTCTGCACGATCGTCGACCGCGCCAAGGATATCGTCATTCGCGGCGGCGAGAATATCTATTCGACCGAGGTCGAGAACGTCCTCTACGCACATCCTGCGGTGACCGACGCGGCGCTGATCGGCCTGCCCCATCGCACATTGGGCGAGGAACCGGGCGCCGTCGTCCATCTCGCGCCGGGCGAACAGGCGACCGAGGCCGAACTGCAGGACTGGGTGCGGGAGCGGCTGGCGCCGTTCAAGGTGCCGGTGCGGATCGTGTTCGCGCACGATACCTTGCCGCGCAACGCCAATGGCAAGATCCTGAAGACCGAACTCCGCCCATTCTTCGAGCCGTTCCGCTCCGGCGTCTAG
- a CDS encoding NADPH:quinone oxidoreductase family protein yields the protein MKALVSTAVGGPETLSLLDLPVPVPGAGELGVRVLVCGINYPDVLIIEDKYQFKPQRPFAPGSEISGVVEAVGADVQGWAIGDRLIAVTGHGGLAEQMVLEAGRAFKLPDGRDPAEGAALLMTYATTIHALVDRGTLRPGETLLVLGAAGGVGLAAIEIGKALGARVVAAVSSEEKAAAAREAGADATLLYGRAPFTPEQSKALAQAFKEAVGESGADVIYDPVGGDYCEPALRSIAWEGRYLVVGFPAGIPKLPLNLTLLKSCDVRGVFWGAFARREPERNRANVAQLFDWWEKGQISPRIDRSWPLAEGGDAIRWLADRRAVGKVVVTVA from the coding sequence ATGAAAGCGCTTGTCTCCACCGCGGTTGGCGGCCCCGAAACCCTGTCCCTGCTCGATCTGCCGGTACCCGTGCCGGGGGCGGGCGAACTGGGCGTGCGTGTGCTTGTCTGCGGCATCAACTATCCCGACGTGCTGATCATCGAGGATAAATATCAGTTCAAGCCGCAGCGTCCCTTCGCGCCGGGCAGCGAGATCAGCGGCGTCGTCGAAGCGGTGGGCGCCGATGTGCAGGGCTGGGCGATCGGCGACCGGCTGATTGCGGTCACCGGCCATGGCGGCCTCGCCGAACAGATGGTGCTGGAGGCCGGGCGCGCCTTCAAGCTCCCCGACGGACGCGATCCGGCAGAAGGGGCGGCGCTGCTGATGACCTATGCCACCACCATCCATGCGCTGGTGGATCGCGGCACGCTGCGCCCCGGCGAGACCTTGCTCGTGCTGGGCGCCGCGGGCGGCGTCGGGCTGGCGGCGATCGAGATCGGCAAGGCGCTGGGCGCGCGCGTCGTCGCGGCGGTCTCCAGCGAGGAGAAGGCGGCCGCCGCGCGCGAGGCCGGTGCCGATGCGACGTTGCTCTATGGCCGCGCGCCCTTCACGCCGGAACAGTCCAAGGCGCTGGCGCAGGCGTTCAAGGAGGCGGTGGGCGAGAGCGGCGCCGATGTGATCTACGATCCCGTCGGCGGCGATTATTGCGAGCCTGCGTTGCGATCGATCGCATGGGAAGGGCGCTATCTCGTCGTCGGTTTTCCCGCCGGCATTCCGAAGCTGCCGCTCAACCTCACCCTGCTCAAGAGCTGCGATGTCCGCGGCGTGTTCTGGGGCGCGTTCGCCCGCCGCGAGCCGGAGCGCAACCGCGCCAACGTCGCGCAACTGTTCGACTGGTGGGAAAAGGGCCAGATCAGCCCGCGCATCGACCGGTCGTGGCCGCTCGCGGAAGGCGGCGATGCGATCCGGTGGCTCGCCGACCGCCGGGCGGTGGGCAAGGTGGTGGTGACGGTGGCGTAG
- a CDS encoding tyrosine-protein phosphatase codes for MHGIALPEGLAGRLIGLEGARNFRDFGGYAVSGGGRIRRGRLYRSNRLSKLTAADLDRLATLDVTTIFDLRARREREADPTVWTDPASITHVFRPGHKRRLVDMALDYPPTAAGAQALMHDFYAEMPTAMGETFGAIIRHVADGAAPCVIHCSAGKDRTGVAVALLLAALGVDRAEIAVDYAFTSAIPGRQAGDMARAVVRTGGDEEFRRRYPPEAIAAMMAADPGYIAAAFDAVARGHGTISAYLASIGVDDEVVARLRARLVEQD; via the coding sequence ATGCACGGCATCGCGCTCCCCGAAGGTCTGGCCGGGCGGCTGATCGGGCTGGAGGGGGCGCGCAACTTTCGTGATTTCGGCGGTTATGCCGTCAGCGGAGGCGGCCGGATCCGGCGCGGGCGGCTCTATCGCTCGAACCGATTGTCGAAGCTGACCGCAGCGGATCTCGATCGCCTCGCCACGCTGGACGTCACCACCATCTTCGACCTGCGCGCGCGGCGCGAGCGGGAAGCCGATCCCACCGTCTGGACCGACCCCGCGTCGATCACCCACGTCTTTCGCCCCGGCCACAAGCGCCGCCTGGTCGACATGGCGCTGGACTATCCGCCGACAGCGGCGGGCGCGCAGGCGCTGATGCATGATTTCTACGCGGAGATGCCGACCGCGATGGGCGAGACGTTCGGCGCGATCATCCGTCATGTCGCGGACGGCGCCGCGCCCTGCGTGATCCACTGTTCGGCGGGCAAGGACCGTACCGGCGTTGCGGTTGCGCTGCTGCTCGCGGCGCTGGGCGTCGACCGCGCGGAAATCGCCGTGGACTATGCGTTCACGAGCGCCATTCCGGGCCGGCAGGCGGGGGACATGGCGCGCGCCGTTGTCCGCACCGGCGGCGATGAGGAATTTCGACGGCGCTATCCGCCCGAGGCGATCGCGGCGATGATGGCGGCGGATCCCGGCTATATCGCCGCCGCGTTCGACGCGGTCGCGCGGGGGCACGGAACGATCTCCGCCTATCTTGCGTCGATCGGCGTGGACGACGAGGTCGTGGCGCGCCTGCGCGCGCGGCTCGTCGAGCAGGATTGA
- a CDS encoding MaoC family dehydratase gives MAPETILDEDVAVRLVGRTYVSETLLIDQPMIDAFAETTFDRQFIHIDPERAAATPFGGTIAHGFLLLSLLPHLHERAPRPTQPPIAMGINYGFDRVRFVRPVRAGAIVRARFTVAELVEKQPGRFQQTLDVELLVDGAEAPALVARWITQFVVAA, from the coding sequence ATGGCACCTGAAACGATCTTGGACGAGGATGTCGCCGTCCGGCTGGTCGGCCGGACCTATGTTTCGGAAACGCTGTTGATCGATCAGCCGATGATCGACGCGTTCGCCGAGACGACGTTCGACCGCCAGTTCATCCACATCGATCCCGAGCGCGCCGCGGCGACGCCGTTCGGCGGCACGATCGCGCATGGCTTCCTGCTGCTGTCGCTGTTGCCGCACCTCCACGAGCGCGCGCCGCGGCCGACGCAGCCGCCGATCGCGATGGGGATCAATTATGGTTTCGATCGGGTGCGCTTCGTGCGGCCCGTGCGTGCGGGCGCGATCGTGCGGGCGCGCTTCACCGTTGCCGAACTCGTCGAGAAGCAGCCCGGGCGTTTCCAGCAGACGCTCGATGTCGAACTGCTGGTCGATGGGGCGGAGGCGCCCGCGCTCGTCGCGCGCTGGATCACCCAGTTCGTCGTCGCGGCATGA
- a CDS encoding TetR/AcrR family transcriptional regulator: MTTETAPTAPLRAPRSRQRFERKRDDILDAATDLINERGAKGTALLDVARAVGLNTTSVTYYFRRKDQLAAAVFERTTERLTEMVRVAGAEATPEARVRRFVQLHAELRAAVLRGDARPLASLSDVRALEEPLRVPLEKQYQALFREVRAFFGAPADEAHKDLLTARAHILLELVFWLPIWISQYALDDFPRVTKRLFDILARGMAVPGAVWRPRTLAEDSGDFGAGEGGRENFLRVATQLINESGYRGASVERIVEKLKVTKGSFYHHLDAKDDLVLECFRRSYKRVANMQSRAHCSRSNEWDSLSTAIASLLDIQFEASWPLTRTTALQALPAPVRLEVVQRSNRTALRFAGTLTEGAAEGSLRVVDPLVASQMIIAMLNAAFDLRKWASRLPRDRAIAIYASVIMDGMFDDHVLAGD; this comes from the coding sequence ATGACGACCGAAACCGCTCCGACTGCCCCGCTGCGCGCACCGCGCAGTCGACAACGCTTCGAGCGCAAGCGCGACGATATTCTCGACGCGGCCACCGACCTGATCAACGAGCGCGGCGCGAAGGGCACCGCGCTGCTCGACGTCGCGCGCGCGGTCGGGCTCAACACCACCAGCGTCACCTATTATTTCCGCCGCAAGGACCAGCTGGCCGCCGCCGTCTTCGAACGGACGACCGAGCGGCTGACCGAAATGGTTCGCGTCGCAGGCGCCGAGGCGACGCCGGAGGCGCGTGTCCGCCGCTTCGTCCAACTCCATGCCGAACTGCGCGCCGCCGTGCTGCGCGGCGATGCCCGGCCGCTCGCCAGCCTTTCGGACGTGCGCGCGCTGGAAGAGCCGCTGCGCGTGCCGCTGGAGAAGCAGTATCAGGCGCTGTTCCGCGAGGTGCGCGCCTTCTTCGGCGCGCCGGCGGATGAAGCGCACAAGGATCTGCTCACCGCCCGCGCGCACATCCTGCTCGAGCTGGTGTTCTGGCTGCCGATCTGGATCAGCCAATATGCGCTGGACGATTTCCCGCGCGTCACCAAGCGGCTGTTCGACATCCTCGCCAGGGGCATGGCGGTGCCGGGCGCGGTGTGGCGGCCGCGGACACTGGCGGAGGACAGCGGCGATTTCGGCGCGGGGGAAGGCGGGCGCGAGAATTTCCTGCGCGTCGCGACCCAGCTGATCAACGAGAGCGGCTATCGCGGCGCTTCGGTCGAACGCATCGTCGAGAAGCTGAAGGTGACGAAGGGCAGCTTCTATCACCATCTCGACGCCAAGGACGATCTGGTGCTCGAATGTTTCCGGCGCAGCTACAAGCGCGTCGCCAACATGCAGAGCCGCGCGCACTGCAGCCGCAGCAATGAGTGGGACAGCCTGTCGACCGCGATCGCCTCGCTGCTCGACATCCAGTTCGAGGCGAGCTGGCCGCTGACCCGCACCACCGCGTTGCAGGCGTTGCCGGCGCCGGTGCGCCTCGAGGTCGTCCAGCGTTCCAACCGCACCGCGCTCCGCTTTGCCGGCACGCTCACCGAGGGGGCGGCGGAGGGTTCGCTGCGCGTGGTCGATCCGCTGGTCGCCAGCCAGATGATCATCGCCATGCTCAATGCGGCGTTCGACCTGCGCAAATGGGCATCCCGCCTGCCGCGCGACCGGGCGATCGCGATCTACGCGTCGGTGATCATGGACGGCATGTTCGACGATCATGTGCTGGCTGGGGATTGA